In Chryseobacterium salivictor, the DNA window AAAAGAAGTTCTTTTGATCATTTGTGAGGGATTATTGCTATTTTAGTTGTGTAATAATGTTGTACGCGTAAACTGCCGTTAAGAGGTAAAATATTTTGAAAAATCACCAAAAACAAATTACGATAAATGAAACAGAAAGAACCATCAGAATTATCAGATCAGGAACTCTTGCAGGAAGTACAGAAAATAAAATCATCTTTAATCGTCAATGCGGTATTATGCGGCATCATGATTGGTGTTGCCACTTACAGCACGGTAAAAAACGGACTGGGAATTCTCACTTTTTTCCCGCTCTTTTTCATTCCGGTGTTTACTAAAAACAGAGCCCGCAAAAAAGCCGTAGAAAACCAACTGAAAGAACGAAACCTTGTATAAAATATCACGCCCGTATTCCACAATATTCTATTATTTCGTTCTGTTTAGAACGAAATAATTTTTAAGCCCGCTGGTTTTGAAGGCTATCTTTGATGAATGTATTTTGATGGATCATCATTTCTTTTCAATTGTTATCCTTACTTTGCTGGCGAAAAACATATTCATTAACAACGAAAATCATAAATATGGAAGAATTAAACAATCTTGAATTGACCCTTTTAAACGCTTTGACCGAAAAATATCCCTCTTTAAAATCTCATATTCCCTATTT includes these proteins:
- a CDS encoding FUSC family protein; amino-acid sequence: MKQKEPSELSDQELLQEVQKIKSSLIVNAVLCGIMIGVATYSTVKNGLGILTFFPLFFIPVFTKNRARKKAVENQLKERNLV